From a region of the Falco peregrinus isolate bFalPer1 chromosome 5, bFalPer1.pri, whole genome shotgun sequence genome:
- the USP19 gene encoding ubiquitin carboxyl-terminal hydrolase 19 isoform X4: MSSSTNAPGQRRVSRGLDDATNKKKQKDRANQESKEVSRPELEQAETAQEKDSEEELLLDWKQNADEIIVKLNLGSGALKVEDVDAAFTDTDCVVKLPDGRQWSCQFYEEIESSCSKVQCKKGNFLQLVLQKKIPLHTWSSLLKRRKDGSKELAKGATCWENGKEKAASAELTPEEPRVEGPELLRSRREPSNPKRAPGRSEALGGKSPASPGTQSGPSAKRAVYLKVAPTEEEPNARVSGNVEPSKGHSGRAGSRRNGRASQVDAPTALADLALPLEKAVVLAKEAVPVEMPPLAATTEVFPHRIATCVEKRVLQPGSPAEALRGRDCTPVLGESSKAIPAATPSLGRDSEKRDWSKDDVALEAAADEPEPFVSLTFVKNDSYEKGNDLVVVHVYVKEIHKETSKVLFREQDFTLVFQTSDTNFLRLHPGCGPHTVFRWQVKLRNLIEPDQCTYNFTVSRIDVCLKKRHSQRWGGLEAPATRGPTPLDKNPPGSNQHPLSSKEEARASDKEKQRVEDGGLDGVAARTAPEHVAVKQEPHIPSPKPTCMVPPMTHSPVSAESVEDDEDEDEKKKVCLPGFTGLVNLGNTCFMNSVIQSLSNTRELRDYFHDRSFESEINYNNPLGTGGRLAIGFAMLLRALWKGTHHAFQPSKLKAVVASKASQFTGYAQHDAQEFMAFLLDGLHEDLNRIQNKPYTETVDSDGRPDEVVAEEAWQRHKMRNDSFIVDLFQGQYKSKLVCPVCSKVSITFDPFLYLPVPLPQKQKVLTVYYFAKEPHKKPIKFLVSISKENSSAMEVLDSVAHSVRVKPENLRLAEVIKNHFHRMFLPSNSLDTVSPTDLLLCFEVLSPELAKERVVELQVQQRPQVPSGPVAKCAACQKKQLPDDEKLKRCTRCYRVGYCNVACQKTHWPDHKALCRPENIGFPFLISVPESRLTYARLAQLLEGYARYSVSVFQPPFQLGRMSPEQGLQPQLPDKLEPLAKSSCAAATSASELGDVDRASSLLQEPPLSPAVPELHPDLGDTGTVRSKVLAARSSLLSLDSGFSEHVETQGDSCCEKEPSYERALKPEAAIPGYQHTPDSLSARATQFYINKIDAANREHKLEDKGDTPLDLTDDCSLALVWKNNERLKEFVLVESKELECVEDPGSASEAARAGHFTLEQCLNLFTKPEVLAPEEAWYCPKCKQHREASKQLMLWRLPNVLIIQLKRFSFRSFIWRDKINDMVDFPVRSLDLSKFCIGRKGEQQLPMYDLYAVINHYGGMIGGHYTAYARLPNDKNSQRSDVGWRLFDDSTVTTVDESQVVTRYAYVLFYRRRNSPVERPLPGHAPDHRAERTPSAEAAASQASLIWQELEAEEQELQLDAPQRPARNSRRPRGQKRSPGTPQHPDEGCIRYFVLATTAAIVALFLNVFYPLIYQTRWR; this comes from the exons ATGTCCAGCAGCACCAATGCCCCTGGCCAGAGGAGAGTGTCTCGGGGCTTGGATGATGCCACCAAcaagaagaagcagaaggatCGAGCCAACCAGGAGAGCAAGGAAG TGTCTCGCCCTGAGCTCGAGCAGGCTGAGACTGCCCAGGAGAAGGACTCAGAGGAGG agctgctgctggactGGAAGCAGAATGCTGATGAGATCATCGTCAAGCTGAACTTGGGCAGTGGAGCTCTGAAGGTGGAGGATGTGGACGCTGCTTTCACTGACACAGACTGTGTGGTCAAACTACCAG ATGGGCGCCAGTGGAGCTGTCAGTTCTACGAGGAGATTGAGAGCTCCTGCAGCAAGGTCCAGTGCAAGAAGGGCAACTTTCTACAGCTTGTGCTTCAGAAGAAGATCCCACTCCATACCTGGTCTTCTCTTCTG aagaggaggaaagacgGATCCAAAGAGCTGGCTAAAGGGGCCACGTGCTGGGAGAATGGGAAGGagaaagctgcttctgcagagctgaccCCTGAAGAACCGAGGGTTGAaggcccagagctgctgagatCCCGGCGGGAGCCCTCCAACCCCAAGCGTGCTCCAGGAAGAAGTGAGGCCCTGGGAGGGAAaagcccagccagcccagggacACAGAGTGGCCCCAGTGCCAAGCGGGCAGTATACCTCAAAGTGGCTCCCACTGAAGAGGAGCCAAATGCCAGAGTCAGCGGGAATGTGGAGCCCAGCAAAGGGCACAGCGGGAGAGCAGGCAGCCGCAGGAATGGCAGAGCCAGCCAAGTTGATGCGCCCACAGCCCTTGCAGACCTCGCACTGCCACTGGAGAAG GCTGTGGTTTTGGCCAAGGAGGCTGTTCCTGTGGAGATGCCACCTCTTGCGGCTACCACAGAGGTGTTCCCCCACCGTATTGCCACCTGTGTGGAGAAGAGagtcctgcagccaggcagccctgctgaggCCTTGCGGGGCCGGGACTGCACACCTGTCCTGGGAGAGAGTTCTAAGGCCATCCCGGCAGCCACTCCTTCCCTAGGCAGAGACAGTGAGAAGAGGGACTGGTCCAAGGATGACGTGGctctggaagcagcagctgatg AGCCAGAGCCTTTTGTGAGCCTGACCTTTGTCAAGAATGATTCATATGAGAAGGGCAATGACCTGGTGGTGGTACACGTCTATGTGAAAGAGATCCATAAGGAGACATCCAAGGTGTTGTTCCGGGAACAAGACTTTACGCTGGTGTTCCAGACAAG TGACACAAATTTCCTTCGCCTCCATCCTGGCTGTGGGCCCCACACAGTGTTCCGGTGGCAGGTGAAGCTAAG GAACCTTATTGAGCCAGACCAGTGCACGTACAACTTCACAGTGTCTCGCATCGACGTCTGCCTGAAGAAACGCCACAGCCAGCgctggggggggctggaggcTCCAGCCACACGAG GCCCTACCCCTCTGGACAAGAACCCCCCGGGCAGTAACCAGCACCCCCTGTCCAGCAAGGAAGAGGCCCGAGCCAGTGACAAAGAGAAGCAGCGTGTGGAAGATGGGGGTCTGGATGGTGTGGCAGCTCGTACAGCCCCAGAGCATGTGGCAGTGAAGCAAGAGCCACACATCCCATCG CCCAAACCAACATGCATGGTGCCACCGATGACGCACAGCCCGGTGAGCGCTGAGAGTGTGGAGGAtgatgaggatgaagatgagAAGAAGAAAGTCTGCCTGCCTGGCTTCACGGGGCTGGTGAACTTGGGCAACACCTGCTTCATGAACAGCGTCATCCAGTCCCTGTCCAACACCCGGGAGCTACGTGACTACTTCCATG ATCGGTCCTTTGAGTCGGAAATCAACTACAACAACCCACTGGGGACAGGCGGGCGCCTGGCCATCGGCTTTGCCATGCTGCTTCGAGCGCTGTGGAAGGGCACGCACCATGCCTTCCAGCCATCTAAACTGAAG GCAGTCGTGGCCAGCAAGGCCAGCCAGTTCACTGGCTATGCCCAGCACGATGCTCAGGAGTTCATGGCCTTCCTGCTTGATGGCCTACACGAGGACCTCAACCGTATCCAGAACAAGCCCTACACAGAGACTGTTGACTCGGATGGGAGGCCCGACGAG GTGGTAGCTGAAGAGGCCTGGCAACGACACAAGATGAGGAATGACTCTTTCATTGTGGACCTCTTCCAGGGCCAGTACAAATCCAAGCTGGTGTGCCCAGTGTGTTCCAAG GTGTCCATCACCTTTGACCCCTTCCTGTacctccctgtgcccctcccACAGAAGCAGAAGGTGCTGACTGTCTACTACTTTGCAAAGGAGCCGCACAAGAAACCTATCAAG TTCCTTGTGAGTATCAGCAAGGAGAACTCCAGTGCCATGGAGGTACTCGACTCGGTGGCCCACAGTGTGCGTGTGAAACCAGAGAACCTGCGCCTGGCAGAG GTGATCAAGAATCACTTCCACCGCATGTTCCTGCCGTCCAACTCACTGGACACGGTCTCCCCTACggacctgctgctctgctttgagGTTCTGTCCCCAGAGCTGGCCAAGGAGCGGGTGGTGGAGCTGCAGGTCCAGCAG CGTCCGCAGGTGCCCAGTGGCCCCGTTGCCAAGTGTGCAGCCTGCCAGAAGAAGCAATTGCCAGATGATGAGAAGCTCAAGCGCTGCACGAGGTGCTATCGAGTCGGTTACTGCAATGT GGCATGTCAGAAAACACACTGGCCAGACCACAAGGCTTTGTGCCGCCCTGAGAACATCGGTTTCCCCTTCCTCATCAGCGTGCCAGAGTCCCGCCTCACCTATGCCcgcctggcacagctgctggagggctATGCAAG GTACTCAGTCAGCGTGTTCCAGCCTCCATTCCAGCTTGGCCGAATGTCACcggagcaggggctgcagcctcagCTCCCAGACAAGCTGGAGCCTCTGGCcaagagcagctgtgcagcagccacctctgcctCCGAGCTGGGAGACGTGGACAGGGCTTCCAGCCTCTTGCAGGAGCCCCCGCTCTCGCCAGCTGTGCCTGAGCTGCATCCAGACCTGGGGGACACGGGCACTGTCCGGAGCAAGGTCCTGGCAGCCAGGAGTTCCCTGCTGAGCTTGGATTCAGGCTTCTCTGAACACGTGGAGACACAGGGCGACAGCTGTTGCGAGAAGGAGCCATCCTATGAGAGAGCCCTCAAGCCAGAAG CTGCCATCCCTGGGTACCAACACACTCCAGACTCGCTGAGTGCCCGCGCCACGCAGTTCTACATCAACAAGATCGATGCTGCCAACAGAGAGCACAAGCTGGAAGATAAAG GTGACACCCCCCTGGACCTGACAGATGACTGCTCCCTCGCCCTGGTATGGAAGAACAATGAGCGCCTCAAGGAGTTTGTGTTGGTGGAGTCCAAGGAGTTGGAGTGCGTGGAGGACCCAGGCTCAGCCAGCGAAGCAGCCCGGGCTGGCCACTTTACCCTGGAGCAGTGCCTCAATCTCTTCACCAAGCCTGAAGTCCTGGCCCCAGAGGAAGCGTG GTACTGCCCCAAGTGCAAGCAGCACCGTGAGGCCTCCAAGCAGCTGATGCTGTGGCGGCTCCCCAACGTCCTCATCATCCAGCTCAAGCGCTTCTCCTTCCGCAGCTTTATTTGGAGGGATAAGATCAACGACATGGTGGACTTCCCCGTCCG GAGCCTGGACCTGAGCAAGTTCTGCATTGGCCGGAAgggtgagcagcagctgccgaTGTATGACCTGTACGCTGTGATCAACCACTACGGAGGCATGATTGGGGGGCACTACACGGCGTACGCCCGCCTGCCCAATGACAAGAACAGCCAGCGCAGTGACGTGG GTTGGCGGCTCTTCGATGACAGCACAGTCACCACCGTGGACGAGAGCCAGGTGGTGACCAGATACGCATATGTCCTCTTCTACCGCCGGAGGAACTCTCCTGTGGAGAGACCCCTCCCAGGGCATGCCCCAGACCACCGAGCTGAGCGCACCCCCTCTGCCgaagctgctgccagccag GCTTCTCTGATCTGGCAGGAACTGGAGGCTGAAGAACAAGAGCTGCAGCTTGATGCACCCCAAAGGCCTGCAAGAAACTCCCGGAGGCCCCGTGGCCAGAAGCGGAGTCCGggcaccccccagcacccagatGAAGGCTGCATCAGATACTTTGTCCTGGCCACCACGGCCGCAATCGTGGCTCTCTTCCTGAACGTCTTTTACCCGCTCATTTACCAGACCCGCTGGAGATAG
- the USP19 gene encoding ubiquitin carboxyl-terminal hydrolase 19 isoform X2 gives MSSSTNAPGQRRVSRGLDDATNKKKQKDRANQESKEVSRPELEQAETAQEKDSEEELLLDWKQNADEIIVKLNLGSGALKVEDVDAAFTDTDCVVKLPDGRQWSCQFYEEIESSCSKVQCKKGNFLQLVLQKKIPLHTWSSLLKRRKDGSKELAKGATCWENGKEKAASAELTPEEPRVEGPELLRSRREPSNPKRAPGRSEALGGKSPASPGTQSGPSAKRAVYLKVAPTEEEPNARVSGNVEPSKGHSGRAGSRRNGRASQVDAPTALADLALPLEKAVVLAKEAVPVEMPPLAATTEVFPHRIATCVEKRVLQPGSPAEALRGRDCTPVLGESSKAIPAATPSLGRDSEKRDWSKDDVALEAAADEPEPFVSLTFVKNDSYEKGNDLVVVHVYVKEIHKETSKVLFREQDFTLVFQTSDTNFLRLHPGCGPHTVFRWQVKLRNLIEPDQCTYNFTVSRIDVCLKKRHSQRWGGLEAPATRVGGAKVAMPTGPTPLDKNPPGSNQHPLSSKEEARASDKEKQRVEDGGLDGVAARTAPEHVAVKQEPHIPSPKPTCMVPPMTHSPVSAESVEDDEDEDEKKKVCLPGFTGLVNLGNTCFMNSVIQSLSNTRELRDYFHDRSFESEINYNNPLGTGGRLAIGFAMLLRALWKGTHHAFQPSKLKAVVASKASQFTGYAQHDAQEFMAFLLDGLHEDLNRIQNKPYTETVDSDGRPDEVVAEEAWQRHKMRNDSFIVDLFQGQYKSKLVCPVCSKVSITFDPFLYLPVPLPQKQKVLTVYYFAKEPHKKPIKFLVSISKENSSAMEVLDSVAHSVRVKPENLRLAEVIKNHFHRMFLPSNSLDTVSPTDLLLCFEVLSPELAKERVVELQVQQRPQVPSGPVAKCAACQKKQLPDDEKLKRCTRCYRVGYCNVACQKTHWPDHKALCRPENIGFPFLISVPESRLTYARLAQLLEGYARYSVSVFQPPFQLGRMSPEQGLQPQLPDKLEPLAKSSCAAATSASELGDVDRASSLLQEPPLSPAVPELHPDLGDTGTVRSKVLAARSSLLSLDSGFSEHVETQGDSCCEKEPSYERALKPEAAIPGYQHTPDSLSARATQFYINKIDAANREHKLEDKGDTPLDLTDDCSLALVWKNNERLKEFVLVESKELECVEDPGSASEAARAGHFTLEQCLNLFTKPEVLAPEEAWYCPKCKQHREASKQLMLWRLPNVLIIQLKRFSFRSFIWRDKINDMVDFPVRSLDLSKFCIGRKGEQQLPMYDLYAVINHYGGMIGGHYTAYARLPNDKNSQRSDVGWRLFDDSTVTTVDESQVVTRYAYVLFYRRRNSPVERPLPGHAPDHRAERTPSAEAAASQASLIWQELEAEEQELQLDAPQRPARNSRRPRGQKRSPGTPQHPDEGCIRYFVLATTAAIVALFLNVFYPLIYQTRWR, from the exons ATGTCCAGCAGCACCAATGCCCCTGGCCAGAGGAGAGTGTCTCGGGGCTTGGATGATGCCACCAAcaagaagaagcagaaggatCGAGCCAACCAGGAGAGCAAGGAAG TGTCTCGCCCTGAGCTCGAGCAGGCTGAGACTGCCCAGGAGAAGGACTCAGAGGAGG agctgctgctggactGGAAGCAGAATGCTGATGAGATCATCGTCAAGCTGAACTTGGGCAGTGGAGCTCTGAAGGTGGAGGATGTGGACGCTGCTTTCACTGACACAGACTGTGTGGTCAAACTACCAG ATGGGCGCCAGTGGAGCTGTCAGTTCTACGAGGAGATTGAGAGCTCCTGCAGCAAGGTCCAGTGCAAGAAGGGCAACTTTCTACAGCTTGTGCTTCAGAAGAAGATCCCACTCCATACCTGGTCTTCTCTTCTG aagaggaggaaagacgGATCCAAAGAGCTGGCTAAAGGGGCCACGTGCTGGGAGAATGGGAAGGagaaagctgcttctgcagagctgaccCCTGAAGAACCGAGGGTTGAaggcccagagctgctgagatCCCGGCGGGAGCCCTCCAACCCCAAGCGTGCTCCAGGAAGAAGTGAGGCCCTGGGAGGGAAaagcccagccagcccagggacACAGAGTGGCCCCAGTGCCAAGCGGGCAGTATACCTCAAAGTGGCTCCCACTGAAGAGGAGCCAAATGCCAGAGTCAGCGGGAATGTGGAGCCCAGCAAAGGGCACAGCGGGAGAGCAGGCAGCCGCAGGAATGGCAGAGCCAGCCAAGTTGATGCGCCCACAGCCCTTGCAGACCTCGCACTGCCACTGGAGAAG GCTGTGGTTTTGGCCAAGGAGGCTGTTCCTGTGGAGATGCCACCTCTTGCGGCTACCACAGAGGTGTTCCCCCACCGTATTGCCACCTGTGTGGAGAAGAGagtcctgcagccaggcagccctgctgaggCCTTGCGGGGCCGGGACTGCACACCTGTCCTGGGAGAGAGTTCTAAGGCCATCCCGGCAGCCACTCCTTCCCTAGGCAGAGACAGTGAGAAGAGGGACTGGTCCAAGGATGACGTGGctctggaagcagcagctgatg AGCCAGAGCCTTTTGTGAGCCTGACCTTTGTCAAGAATGATTCATATGAGAAGGGCAATGACCTGGTGGTGGTACACGTCTATGTGAAAGAGATCCATAAGGAGACATCCAAGGTGTTGTTCCGGGAACAAGACTTTACGCTGGTGTTCCAGACAAG TGACACAAATTTCCTTCGCCTCCATCCTGGCTGTGGGCCCCACACAGTGTTCCGGTGGCAGGTGAAGCTAAG GAACCTTATTGAGCCAGACCAGTGCACGTACAACTTCACAGTGTCTCGCATCGACGTCTGCCTGAAGAAACGCCACAGCCAGCgctggggggggctggaggcTCCAGCCACACGAG TGGGTGGTGCAAAGGTTGCCATGCCTACAGGCCCTACCCCTCTGGACAAGAACCCCCCGGGCAGTAACCAGCACCCCCTGTCCAGCAAGGAAGAGGCCCGAGCCAGTGACAAAGAGAAGCAGCGTGTGGAAGATGGGGGTCTGGATGGTGTGGCAGCTCGTACAGCCCCAGAGCATGTGGCAGTGAAGCAAGAGCCACACATCCCATCG CCCAAACCAACATGCATGGTGCCACCGATGACGCACAGCCCGGTGAGCGCTGAGAGTGTGGAGGAtgatgaggatgaagatgagAAGAAGAAAGTCTGCCTGCCTGGCTTCACGGGGCTGGTGAACTTGGGCAACACCTGCTTCATGAACAGCGTCATCCAGTCCCTGTCCAACACCCGGGAGCTACGTGACTACTTCCATG ATCGGTCCTTTGAGTCGGAAATCAACTACAACAACCCACTGGGGACAGGCGGGCGCCTGGCCATCGGCTTTGCCATGCTGCTTCGAGCGCTGTGGAAGGGCACGCACCATGCCTTCCAGCCATCTAAACTGAAG GCAGTCGTGGCCAGCAAGGCCAGCCAGTTCACTGGCTATGCCCAGCACGATGCTCAGGAGTTCATGGCCTTCCTGCTTGATGGCCTACACGAGGACCTCAACCGTATCCAGAACAAGCCCTACACAGAGACTGTTGACTCGGATGGGAGGCCCGACGAG GTGGTAGCTGAAGAGGCCTGGCAACGACACAAGATGAGGAATGACTCTTTCATTGTGGACCTCTTCCAGGGCCAGTACAAATCCAAGCTGGTGTGCCCAGTGTGTTCCAAG GTGTCCATCACCTTTGACCCCTTCCTGTacctccctgtgcccctcccACAGAAGCAGAAGGTGCTGACTGTCTACTACTTTGCAAAGGAGCCGCACAAGAAACCTATCAAG TTCCTTGTGAGTATCAGCAAGGAGAACTCCAGTGCCATGGAGGTACTCGACTCGGTGGCCCACAGTGTGCGTGTGAAACCAGAGAACCTGCGCCTGGCAGAG GTGATCAAGAATCACTTCCACCGCATGTTCCTGCCGTCCAACTCACTGGACACGGTCTCCCCTACggacctgctgctctgctttgagGTTCTGTCCCCAGAGCTGGCCAAGGAGCGGGTGGTGGAGCTGCAGGTCCAGCAG CGTCCGCAGGTGCCCAGTGGCCCCGTTGCCAAGTGTGCAGCCTGCCAGAAGAAGCAATTGCCAGATGATGAGAAGCTCAAGCGCTGCACGAGGTGCTATCGAGTCGGTTACTGCAATGT GGCATGTCAGAAAACACACTGGCCAGACCACAAGGCTTTGTGCCGCCCTGAGAACATCGGTTTCCCCTTCCTCATCAGCGTGCCAGAGTCCCGCCTCACCTATGCCcgcctggcacagctgctggagggctATGCAAG GTACTCAGTCAGCGTGTTCCAGCCTCCATTCCAGCTTGGCCGAATGTCACcggagcaggggctgcagcctcagCTCCCAGACAAGCTGGAGCCTCTGGCcaagagcagctgtgcagcagccacctctgcctCCGAGCTGGGAGACGTGGACAGGGCTTCCAGCCTCTTGCAGGAGCCCCCGCTCTCGCCAGCTGTGCCTGAGCTGCATCCAGACCTGGGGGACACGGGCACTGTCCGGAGCAAGGTCCTGGCAGCCAGGAGTTCCCTGCTGAGCTTGGATTCAGGCTTCTCTGAACACGTGGAGACACAGGGCGACAGCTGTTGCGAGAAGGAGCCATCCTATGAGAGAGCCCTCAAGCCAGAAG CTGCCATCCCTGGGTACCAACACACTCCAGACTCGCTGAGTGCCCGCGCCACGCAGTTCTACATCAACAAGATCGATGCTGCCAACAGAGAGCACAAGCTGGAAGATAAAG GTGACACCCCCCTGGACCTGACAGATGACTGCTCCCTCGCCCTGGTATGGAAGAACAATGAGCGCCTCAAGGAGTTTGTGTTGGTGGAGTCCAAGGAGTTGGAGTGCGTGGAGGACCCAGGCTCAGCCAGCGAAGCAGCCCGGGCTGGCCACTTTACCCTGGAGCAGTGCCTCAATCTCTTCACCAAGCCTGAAGTCCTGGCCCCAGAGGAAGCGTG GTACTGCCCCAAGTGCAAGCAGCACCGTGAGGCCTCCAAGCAGCTGATGCTGTGGCGGCTCCCCAACGTCCTCATCATCCAGCTCAAGCGCTTCTCCTTCCGCAGCTTTATTTGGAGGGATAAGATCAACGACATGGTGGACTTCCCCGTCCG GAGCCTGGACCTGAGCAAGTTCTGCATTGGCCGGAAgggtgagcagcagctgccgaTGTATGACCTGTACGCTGTGATCAACCACTACGGAGGCATGATTGGGGGGCACTACACGGCGTACGCCCGCCTGCCCAATGACAAGAACAGCCAGCGCAGTGACGTGG GTTGGCGGCTCTTCGATGACAGCACAGTCACCACCGTGGACGAGAGCCAGGTGGTGACCAGATACGCATATGTCCTCTTCTACCGCCGGAGGAACTCTCCTGTGGAGAGACCCCTCCCAGGGCATGCCCCAGACCACCGAGCTGAGCGCACCCCCTCTGCCgaagctgctgccagccag GCTTCTCTGATCTGGCAGGAACTGGAGGCTGAAGAACAAGAGCTGCAGCTTGATGCACCCCAAAGGCCTGCAAGAAACTCCCGGAGGCCCCGTGGCCAGAAGCGGAGTCCGggcaccccccagcacccagatGAAGGCTGCATCAGATACTTTGTCCTGGCCACCACGGCCGCAATCGTGGCTCTCTTCCTGAACGTCTTTTACCCGCTCATTTACCAGACCCGCTGGAGATAG